The genomic stretch GTTTGTAGTTTCTGTTCCACCTCATCAGGAATCCTGcttgtctgtttgtctgtctgtggTGCTGAAGTCTGGTGAGTGGTGGCTTCGGGTGTGGTCAGGCTGAGCCACCTGTGATAAAGTTCTTCATCCATTCTCACCTAATGGTACCACGGGCCCTCATTGCCTAACTGCATGATTTCAATAGCGATTGCAAAATGGGGATGGCCTAATTCTAGCCCTCTTCTGCATCTACCGGCTAGAATTCTTTTATCAGTAAGAATTTTCCATGAGATAGGAGTCATACAGGAAAGGCAGGATAaatgggtacttttttttttcattatttgccAGTTTCCAGAATCCTGGTTCAGTAGCATCCTACAAACACAACTAGTTCTTTTTAGTAGCATGGTGACCACATAGATTTTTAACATCTTTTGTGTATTTcaatccacctttttttttttttaaagatttatttattttatttgaaaggtggagtaagagaggaagaggcagagaaggatcttgcatccactagttaactcccccagatggccaaacagccagggctgggccaggccaaaacctggatcctggaactccatgcaggtctcccttgtgggtggcaggggtccaagcacttgtgccatcttccgctgctttcccaggtgcattagcaaggagctggattggaagtggagtcaggacttgaactggtgcccatatggtttgccagtgctgcaggctgggcctttagcccactgtgccacagagctggccctttaacttcttcttcttcttcttcttttttaattggattttttgtttttttcactgttgagTTACAAGTGTTCTTCATGTATTATGATTTCTGTACCtttatgagatacatgaaagTATGCCAAACCAGTTTATGCAAATTGCATAGTAAGACAAACTATCcctggattccatttttttttttttttgtatcaaaatatcttttagttccattttccatggacttttggatATGCCCTGGTTTTAAAGCCCTAACCCTTAACGCGGCGGCATTTTGAGGTGGGAGATGATTAGGTTTAGATGAGGTCAGGGTGGTAGGACCCTCCTGAGGAAGACATGTGTCTCTCCAAGTGTGAGCACTCCGGAAGAAGGGAGCGAGGCCTCCCCAGGAAACACATCTGCCTGCAGCTTGATCTTGTACTTCCCAGCCTTCACCACTGGGAGACAGAAATGTCTGCTGTTTAAGCCACCGGGTCTgcagtattttgttacagcagcctgagctaAGATGTTCCCTAAGACAGACACAAGAACTAAGCCATCAATCAAGTGACTACAGAGTCAAAGGACTGGTGTGGCCATGAAGAGCTCAGATGCCTGAGTCAGGCTGGGTTACAAGCTCTAAGACCTCAAACAGGTAAATATATCaccttgtgcctcagtttctctgtctgtacctcttaGACACGCGGTTTCTACGACAACGCACCTCAGCAGCACTCAACACTGTTGCTTGCTTCTTTCCTCTTGAAatactttttctgtttgtttcttcacTTACCCTCCTGTTTTCCTGAGCACCTAGcagagcctctgtgttggtgtggGGGTGGCACGGGATGCAAGCCCTCTAAGGCCCCCTGGAGTGTGTGTTGCAAGGAGGAGCAGGGCACCACAGACAGGAAGTTCCTTGAGATCAGTAGAAACAACACCCAGGTGTATGAGGTGAGATGGTGCTGCCCACGCTCAGCTTCCACAGCCTGGACAGAAGCCAAGTCCAGTGCCTCCTGATTGCTTGTCTGGGTTACTGTTCCTCTCaacctggtctttttttttttttttttttttttttttttgacaggcagagttgatagaaaggtcttcctttttgccgttggttcaccctccagtggctgctgcagccggcgcatctcgctgatctgaagccaggagccaggtgcttctcctggtctcccatgcgggtgcagggcccaagcacttgggccatcctccactgcactcccgggccacagcagagagctggcctggaagaggggcaaccgggacagaatccggcgccccaaccgggggttgggactagaaccctgtgtgccggcgccgcaaggcggaggattagcctattgaactgtggcgccggccatcccGATCTTAAATGTTGGTCTCCACAACTtgagaatgaaaaacaaatgagaagaaaaaataacctTGAAGACCACGGGACCCAGCCCTCAGCCTACTAAGCTTTTGCCCTCTGGATCCTCTGCTGCGATGATGGAAAGAGTGCACATTGTCTCTGTCTACCGTGGCAGCCCGCCAGCTCCGTGTGGCACCGGAACACTTGAGATGAGGCTAgcgggactgagggactgagatTTTAAGATTATGTTTCATTCGCGTGGCCCCAGATTGAGGAGTCAACCCAGTGACTGCCATATTGGGCCATGCAGTAGGGCTACTTAATGGCTTCTAAAATGTGGAAACCAGGGGGATGAATGAAAGTGTCAACAGAGAGATGGCTTCACATGTGCCACAGACCACTCTGTGCCTAGAGATCGAATCCCTAGTCCCCGGTAACCGTAGTCACTGGGCCAACTTCCCTTTCAACCAAAATGTTCCGCCTCACCCCGTGCCCTTCGGGTGCCCACCCAAACCCCTTCCTCTGTAAGCCACTCTGTGTGGCCCACCTCCTGCTCTTGCTAAAGCTAGCCCTCCTTACCTTCACAAATACTGAAACACACATTGCAGGAATTGCGCTGTGTGCTAGGAATACATTTTTCCTACTTTCTAGTAGTCTGTTGAGAGGACATtccaaagaaacaattaaaatgtcaattttctcccttttaaatattttatttagagagAAGGTTTCCTGTCCACTGGGTCAGTCCCCAGGCATCCCCAATGGTGctgaccaaagctgggagccctggggttgggccaggctgatgccaggagccaagaacccaatcctggtctcccatgtgagtggccgggacccacctacttgagccatcaccactgccccccaggctctgcattgtcgggaagctggaattgggagccaggacacaaatccagATACAGGACATGGGTACCCTAACTTCTAGACCAAACGCccttaaaatgtaaaattctcaGTGCTCTCTTAGAGAAGACAAAGAAGGGGCCTTTTCTCGCAGAAGTGGGGAGGATGGTGAGCCTTGAGTGGCATGTAAGGACTTGAAAAATTATCATGCAATACCAGGAACAATGACATAGAGACAATGGACCGTTGTGCACAAGTGGTGAGGGGGGAGTGCCTGAAGATCAGGCAAGGACCCAATAGTACTATTACTGAGAGCGAATTCTCGCTCTGTGATGACCACGGCCAGGCTCCGAGCACATGATCTGTAGCAGACAGATACCATAGTGATATGTTACCATCTTTGCCATTTCAGGGATGAGGTCACTGAGAAACGGGGAGGTTGAAAAACTAGTCCAAGTTACACCACCAGTTAAGTCGCAAAGCCTGTATGTGAACTCTGGCAACGTGGTTCTTTAACCAGGTACAGGGTGATCTGAAAAAGGCTGGGCTTGGTTCTCGGCGAAATCAAGTGCAAGACGGCAGATTTCACCACAATACACAAGTCTGCTCCCAGAGTCCAGCCAAACGCTGGCTTCCAGGCCGCCATCACAAAGCATATGTTATGTTAGGCTTCAAGGCCAGGCCACAGGCTTCTCTGTTTGCTGGTGCTGTGGGAACGCTTTAACTCTTAGGACTTGCTCTGATGGGCAACCCGGCACTCTCCGCACCTGCACACTTTCGCAAGGATTACGTGGCAGTCTGCTGTGGCAAGCTCGGTACCTGGCTGAGCGGTGTTGGCCTTGACCACAGCTACCCCAAAGATGGGCCGCCCCTCCCGCACTTATGGgaagccagcccccccccccccttctctgcaGCTCTTACTAAGCAGTACAGTAGTGCTTGAGTTTGCTAATCTGCTCCCGGCCCTGTCCACAGAGATTAAACTTTCTCCTTCCTTTGTCCTCCAGCCTTGTCCTTGTCACTTTGATTCGGCACCAGGGACAGAGACAAAGCTTTCAGGGATAGTCCCGGAGCCAAATGGCCTTGCTGTCTGACCTTGTGAATCCACTCAAACAAATTAGGTCTGACTTTGAGCCAAGGCCTGGTGGAATCACGTTTGCATTTTGAAAGAGATGATTCTCTTTGCGGATTCTGGAGGCAAGGAGGTGAGAAAGGAGTCTTAAAAATAATCCGGCAGGAGAAGGtgtaggggtgggagtgggaatggggtgcaggggccggcTGGAAAAATCACCAAGGAGAATGGAACTGACTGGATGTGGGGGCCGTAAGTGGGAAGTGAGTTCTGAGGACCCTTAGGAGACCCTTAGGTGCGATCCCCCATGGCTTATTCCTCCACCCCGGCTGGCTGAGCCCCTCTCAAGCTTCCAGAAGCACCGGGGCCTCTTCTGGCGGCAGGTGGACTTCCTTGCAAGTGCCCAGCTCTGTGTCACGTGGGGAGCTTTACAAAACGCTAACGTCCACGGCGATGGGAATTACGGCCGCGCACAGAGGGGCGGGCGTCCCTCGGGAGCAGACACGAGAGAACTTTCTAGAGTGATGCGGACGTCCTGTGTCTCCAAGGAGTGAGACGCACAGCAGTACGCGGTTGTCAAAGCACGCATTTAAGATCTGTGCGTCTCACCCCAAGAACGTTTGAGGCTGTCAATAGGGTGTCAGGGGCGTCTTCCCCCCCGAGGAGTTGTATCAGAATCCTCCGAGCCCGGGACGGTGCGTGGGTCCCGCTGAGCGCGCCGCCCGCGATGGCAACGCGCGGACTGCAGGGAGCCGACGTCCCGCCGCGCACAGGTGCCCCCTGGACCCTGGCGTGGCTCCACCACGGTCCGCCCGATATCTGTCCCGCCGCGCGGTGCTGGGCGAGCCGTCCCCGCGAGGCTGCGACCTCTGTGACCCGCCCTGGGGACCAGCTCCAAGCCCTCTACCGGCTCGTCCTCCGAGCTCGGCTGGACCCACGGCACAGGTGGGCAAACGCAGCCCGCACCCCACGCCTGCCGCCACGCAGGAGGCCCTCAGCTGTCGCGCATCTGGGTCGTTAGGACCCCGCACCCCTGCAGCACGCCCAGGCCGCAGTGGTCATGAACGGACCTGTCCCCCGCCTTGGCCGGCCGACCTCGTGGCGCAACGGTAGCGCGTCTGACTCCAGATCAGAAGGTTGCGTGTTCAAATCACGTCGGGGTCACTTCCTTTTTCTGGTTCCTCAATCGCTTTTTTATTTCGCTCCCCTTTATTTCAACCGGGGGTCCAGCGCCAGCGCTGCCGCCGGAGCACGGAGAACGTGCAGCCCCTTCTCAAGGGCCGGAACGGGAAGGGGGGGGGTGGTCTTGTGGCGCCAAACCGCGAGGCCTCCCCCGTCGGAAGAGCCTGCCGGCCTCGCGGGGCGTCTGCGGCGGACCCAGTACCGGGACCCTGCGGGCCCGCGGGCCCGGAGGGCTCAGCCCAGAGGGAGGAGGGCCGGGCGCTCGGTCCAGCGCGGCGCGTTCTCCTCACGGGGCCGCGCGGGCTCCCCCGGCGCGCGGCCCTGACTGACTGTGGAGGCGCGTGCCGCCGGCGGCGGGCAGAGCGCAGGTGCCTGAGAGCAGAAGGAGGGGCGCGACTGTGCGGACGAGGTGGCCGAGTGGTTAAGGCGATGGACTGCTAATCCATTGTGCTCTGCACGCGTGGGTTCGAATCCCATCCTCGTCGGCGCGCCGTCGAAAGGGCTCGCTTTCCGTTTTGTAATCCCCAGCGCGAGGATCTCTCTTTCCTCCGCCCGATTCACTGCGTTTCGGTGTCGTTCGTGGTTTGCTTCTCTCCCCGCCCTCTGCCACCATTTTCCCGCATGTCCACAGAAACCACGTGCTTGTCCTCATCCTCCCTGGACCTGACCGGGCCAAGGAAACATGgcgccacttcccatcaagcgggcgccgtggcttagtTGGTTAAAGCGCCTGTCTAGTAAACAGGAGatcctgggttcgaatcccagcggTGCCTCCTCGCGTATTCTCGCTTTTGCGAAGGCTGGGAAGAGCCCCGGTGCGGTCAGTGGCATCCGTCCCCGCTCCGCGAATCCGTCTCGCGGGCTCTCAGGCATTTTACCCTAGTGACCGTGCGTGCGTGAGAACGAGGACGAGGTCGTGGCGTGCGTTTGTCCCTCGGGCACGTGGGGTCTGCCCCTGGACCTGCAACCCACCGCCTGTAGTCACATCATCTGTGCTTCCGTGCTTGTCGGTATCGAATCTTGGCTGTTAACTCGTTCAAAGTGTTCAGCGAATCCATTTCccggtttgtttgttttttttacactCATATTTCccaaagcagttttatttttaagagttcagAAGGCTGAGCAATGACCTAAGTTTACATAGGTTTTTGTTGAGGCCGGTTTTCATCTGGCCGGTTAGCTCAGTTGGTTAGAGCGTGGTGCTAATAACGCCAAGGTCGCGGGTTCGATCCCCGTACGGGCCAGTAGGCTTAGGTTTTTAGCTTACCCTTTAATCACTTTTTAGTGACAGATCGTGTACTTGAGGAAAATTCGTGAAGCAACCTTTCCAATCCCAAAGCATTTTACACCGAAAGGGAAACGTTGGAATTCGGTCCGAAGTGGGCGTGGCTTACGGAGGAGTTCAGAGAAAACCTGGATGTGTGATTTGTTGCTAAGTCTCAGGACCGTAACATGTGGCTCTTGAGCTTACTGCGTGGACAGTAGAGAGCTTGGACACAGGCGCCTCAGACTGTTACATGCGGCACGGATCAGCAGCAAGGGTCAGGCATGGAGTGGGAGCTGTTCCCAGTCTCTTCCAGGCCACCGTGTACAATCAGGGCGGGAGAAGACaacccctaccctccctcccccagagaCCCTCGCTTACCTCTGCTTTcactgggcccctgggcccctgtgtgTGATGCTCCTTACCTCACATTTCCCCTCGGATCTGCCGACAGCGAGGACCGTACTCTTCCCGCATCTAGCCTGGGACTCCCACCCCGCTCCCCAGCACCCGCCCCGTGAACCAGGCCCACACTCCTTCGCATTTCTTTGGCCCCTGGATCCCTGCAACCCGTACAAACACAGCCTCAGCCTTAGCAGCAGCAGCACTTTTAATTCCACAAAAACTCAGAAAGCCCAAACTGATCCAAACACTGCACACAACAGGTGGGCCTCAAAACCAGCAACAATTCTACCTGAACCCTGAGAGCAGTGGGACGCCTCCCACCTCAGCCCCTCCGCCGCCGTGCAAAGCATCCCTCCGAGTCCCACCCGGGGTTCCGGCTGGGGAAGTGGTAGGGTAGGGGGGCCAGGGGGCAGGTGTGCATCCAAGGTACCACTGGAGCTCCCACAGCCCCCCGCACCTGAGATGCTGCCACCGGAGTCAGGGTGGCCGCAGCGGGGGCTGGGgccgcctcccctcccttctcctgatCACAAGTGGGAGTCATGTTCCCTCCCCCTTCAGAGACCTAATGCCCTGGGTTCCCAGGGATGTCGCCCTGGCTGAGGACGGGGGGGTAGGGACGGACAGGGTAGCTACAGAAGCAGAGAAGAACCGTGAGAGCTTCCCCACGAACACCTGCCCGAGGCTCAGCGCGCGCGCGCGCATCTGGAGGGGCCGCCAGCTCCCGGGCCTCCCCTCCGCAGGCAGTTCCCGCCGGAGCTCCTTGGAAAGTCCTTAGGGTCCAGGCCTTGTGGTCACTTGCACAGGGCCTCGAGCACCTCCAGAGTGCGTCGGATATCCCGCACTTGGCGCGCCAGCCCCTGCACGGGCTGCAGCGCCCTCTCCAGCTcctcgcagcgcgccagcagggTGTACATGCCCTTGATGCTCATGTCCACGGCTTCGCCCAACGAGTCCACGGCATCGCGGTAGGTCTGGATGCAGCCGACGCTCAGAGCCGTCAGCTCCTGCACCGCCCCGCCCAGCCCGCGGAGCAGACGGTCCACCCGGCCGCCCAGCTCCCGACTCAGCCGCTCCAGATCCCGCAGCACGTCGGGGTCGATGGGCGGGATGGCGGGAGTGGGTGCGGGCGCTGGGCAGGGCCGcgcaggggcagggggcgggggcggaggggcGCCGCTCAGACGGATCTTGAGCTGCAGGTTGTTGGCGACGAAGTGGGTGAGGTCGCCGTGGCGGCTCACGGTGCCCTCGAGCTCCAGGGGACTGGAGATGGTGGCGCGGCGTCCGCCTCCCGCGCCGCACTCCGCGCCGCCGCCGCACGCTCCGCTCAGCCCGTCCAGGCTGCGGCTGTCCTGCAGGCGGCTGGAGAACGAGCGGCCCGCCCtgcccgccgccgcctccgcctccTCGTCGCGGTCTTCCTCCGGCggcggctgctccacatccatcCCGCCGTCTCCCGGGCTCCCCCGACGGCAGACCTTGTCGGATGCGGGCTCGTCCTGGGGACGCTCCGGGTCCCTGTGccgggagggcaggggcgggTCGCACTCGGGCCCAGCCGGCGACCCTCGGGGGCCGGGCTCGTCCTCCCGAGCCTCGCGTTCCGGCCGGTGGACCACACCGCCGCAGCTCGAAGTCTTAGGGGACGCCCTGGGGTGGCGACTCGAGCCCGCTCTGCTCTCGGCCTCTACCTCCCCGGGCACCCGAAGGCCTGAGGGCGGCTCGGAGGGCGTTCGGCCCGGCCCGCCGCGGAAGACCGCGGCCTGCTGGACCGGCAAAGCCAGGAGGTCCGTCTCGGGCCCGGGCCGCCCCCGAGACGACTCCATACTGCAGGTGGGGGGCCGGAACCTCCTAATTGGTCCGGCCAGGCTGCTTAGGCAGCGGCGGCGCCTTTAAGGGGCGTTGGTAGAGGCGCGCCGATTGGCGGCGGGCTGACAATGGTAAGGACAGGAAGAATGCGCTGATTGGTTGAGGCGACCAGGAAGTCCCGGAAGAAGAGCTGTTATTGAACAGCCCGGCACACGTGAGAGCCGGCAGGCTGGGGAGAAGGTGGTGACAGCTGCGCTCGCCGCCCCGCCCTCCCAGAAAGTGGAGGGGGCAGATCTTAAAGGCCCAGGGCCCGAAATACCCGAGTCTCGCGGGGGCGGGGCTCGGAGTCTTTCCACCCAGAACCGTACCGCCCACAAAGATTGCGGAGCAAACACACCAAGTGGGGTCCAGGCTTGAGGTTCCTAGATGGGatggaaattatatatatatatatatatatatatacatatataataataataattattattatacatATAAATCTCCAGCTTGGACGTTCGGGGTTGAACTGCACGCAGTTGACCAAGACAGATGAAATCCGCATTCTCAACAGAGCCTGAGGGCATCGTTCCATCGTCTCTGGTTGACAGAACTGGCCGTTAAACTGCCCACCGCGACTCGCGGACCTAGGAGTTTTCTGTACTCGGTGTCCTGATGCCTCCGCGCTCAGCATCTCTCTCCCTGGAGGACGATGTATGTGCTTCTTGCCACGAGATGTAATCTCCAGCACATGAAATGATCCCAACTTTTGATAAGCACTGAACAGGAAGCGAAGAGTTGTGATTACGGATGACTGGGCAGACACTAGGTGGTTAAAGGGTCAGGCAAGGCATCTTTGATGAGAAGACGTTGAACTGAAAAGAGAGCCGCAAAGGGTCAGCCATCTTTCAGGGCTGCCAGAGGTTCAGAGACAACCCTGCTGGACCCAAGGAACTGGAGAGCAAGGAGAGGCGACCCCTGGGTGGGGAGGATTTCAAACCAGTGGTTAAAGAAGCAGGCAGGGGCGACATGGTGAAGGCCTTGTAGTTCCTGTTAGGGAGTGGAGATTTCTCCTAAGTGCAAAGGCACAGCAAACAACGAAAGGGTTCTTTGTTGCAAAAATATAGCCAAAGCCCTGAGATATCAGtatttaacagaaaatgtactaACTCTTCTTGGCTGTTCTTATTAGGATAGAGGTCAGGCAAGCCAGCATTTCAAAGTGCAGCTCCCCAGACTTCCAGCatcagcacctgtgtgtgtgtgtgtgtgtgtacacgcacaCAGCTGCCAGGGTCCTGGCCAGTCCACCCTGTTGATAGTAGCTCGCTTGTTCACCAGGCCTGAAGTTGTATCTTGTAGTCACCCACAGCTTGATAAAACCCTAGACATTTCTCTgctcttaaaaaagtaaaatgccaTGTATTTTGGGCTGGGTAGATATTCCTTAGAACACAGGAGATCTTCCCTTGAAAATAGGAAGAGAGTGATGGGATGGAACTGGTGCTGGGATTACTGCCGTCATAGATGACAGTGTAGACGGAGGACAGGTGCCCGGGGACGGCACCCTCACGTGATAGCGACAGAATTGGGCGTGTGCACACATTGCAGATGCGTCTTGAAGGTTGTGGTGGACGAATGTTCTGCTACCCTACATCTCCTGGTATAGGCGACCCTCCTATCCCCAACCCCGCAGGCCCACTCTGTGAGCTGTTGATGAGGTGATGACCTCCTTTACCCAAGCTGGCCAATCAATACTTGGTCCTTCCGACTGCAGACTGGCACAAGACTCAAGGCAGGGGCAGTGCAAGGCCCCAGAACTTGGCTGCAGCTTTACCAGCGCCAACCCCACCCcatgggctggggggtgggggagccagcatttgacctggcagttaagacatctgTAAGAATCTCACATCCCATGTAACAGTGCTTGGATTTGATTCCCGGATCTAGCTCCCGCTTCCAGCTTTCTGCccgtgcagaccctaggaggcaatggTGGTGGTGATTCAAGAAATTGGTGCCTTACCACCCACACGcaagacctagattgagctcctggctactggctgcGGCCGTAGCCCTTGTGGGTGTTTCAGGAGcgagccagcagctgggacatcTGTCTGACCCTCTGTGTttcacta from Lepus europaeus isolate LE1 chromosome 18, mLepTim1.pri, whole genome shotgun sequence encodes the following:
- the BORCS6 gene encoding BLOC-1-related complex subunit 6 — its product is MESSRGRPGPETDLLALPVQQAAVFRGGPGRTPSEPPSGLRVPGEVEAESRAGSSRHPRASPKTSSCGGVVHRPEREAREDEPGPRGSPAGPECDPPLPSRHRDPERPQDEPASDKVCRRGSPGDGGMDVEQPPPEEDRDEEAEAAAGRAGRSFSSRLQDSRSLDGLSGACGGGAECGAGGGRRATISSPLELEGTVSRHGDLTHFVANNLQLKIRLSGAPPPPPPAPARPCPAPAPTPAIPPIDPDVLRDLERLSRELGGRVDRLLRGLGGAVQELTALSVGCIQTYRDAVDSLGEAVDMSIKGMYTLLARCEELERALQPVQGLARQVRDIRRTLEVLEALCK